In Salvia miltiorrhiza cultivar Shanhuang (shh) chromosome 4, IMPLAD_Smil_shh, whole genome shotgun sequence, the DNA window CGGTTCCACCCTTACAAATCGGGTGATTTTAAACAcagcccccaattttctcactataacctcatatttaaaaaataataaaaataattataattgtacTCATTTACCCTAAAGCCCCAATAAGTTTATCTAAATAGTTAAAGTAGTGTGTTGGGCCAGGCCCGGCCCACAATAGGAATTGGGCCCAAACAAAATTATCACTATTAAAATTATCTTTACTTTTCATTCTGTGTTTTGCCATTCacagcagagagagagagagagagagagagtgtggaATCAGTCAATCAGAGGTGAAACAGTGAATCTAGATCGGATTTCCCCGCGAGAAGCCAGCAAGTGAGTGGATTCAGTCGAGCTCTTGAACGGCAGCAGACGTCAAAGGTTCAAGCTAAGATCAGACTGCAAGTGCTTACTTCTACattgaatcttttttttttcatcgaGAGCATCTTAAATCCGTATTTACACATTCATAGGAATTGGGCCCAAACAAAATTATCACGTAGACCCACGTAGACACCTATATAAATTCATACGCGAGCCGAGCACATCTAAAACCCTAGAACCTTAATCGCAGCTGCTCCTCAGCTAAGGTTAGTCTTCGAATCACCGCCGGAACCCTAATGCTTCCTCAATTCTCGCCGGATCTGAGCTCTTAAATTGTTTTCTGCCAGCAATCGTTCACATGTTTACAGAAAATCTGatttgtttgttttaattttgtcTTTGATGTCCCATTTTTTATCTTCATTTCTCGTATTATGCTGGATCTTCTTGAGATTTTAATCGTTTCATTGTTTCGTGTGTTTGTAAGGTAGAAACCGCGGTTTACTGCATTTGCCtggggatatatatatatattttgatttcaCGAGATTGTGATTCTTTGTAATGATATGAAAATCATAGTAGTTTATGAATCACATCATACATCgatgttctttatttttaagAACAAAGGAAAACGGAAAGTCGGATACTCAGTACTCTTAATTTTTCTTCTTAAGGATATGATATAAATTCAAGTTTGCAAgattattgtgttgttttacaAAATATTTAGGCTTTTGCTTTTCGATTTCCATTTCGTTATATATTTAATCTGTTGCATTATTTTCACTTGACTGTTGAAGCCGATTGGGTTTTTCAATACTATCATGGTTCGTGGTTGTTACCGTTTTTAAAGAGCATTTGGAATCGATCCTATGATTAGCTgatatattatttatctaatCTATATTGTTTTTTCAGGCAATGGCTCCAAAACAGCCGAACTCCGGTCTCTTTGTGGGTTTGAACAAAGGGCATATCGTTACCAAGAAGGAACTGGCACCTCGCCCTTCTGAAAGAAAAGGGGTAAAGATCCCAGATTTCCCTTGATGCACTATGCTGCATAATTTGTGTTTTCCGAGATACGTAACAGTTTCTGTGTGCAGTATTATGAATGTCTATTTTGTATCAACTTATTCCCAAACTATTAGGTATAGATCATTTTTAATATGAGATTTTTTCTTACAGAAAACCAGCAAACGGGTACATTTCGTTAGAAGTCTCATTAGGGAGGTGGCTGGTTTTGCTCCTTATGAGAAGCGAATCACCGAGCTTCTTAAGGTTGGCAAAGACAAGCGCGCGCTGAAAGTGGCTAAGAGAAAGTTGGGTACCCACAAGAGGGCAAAGAAGAAGCGCGAGGAGATGTCATCTGCTCTTCGAAAGATGAGGTGACTGTGCTATAGCATTTGATTTCTGAACTCTGTCCATATAATGCCAGCATTCGTTCTGTATCATGTTTCCGGCATCCTCTTGTTTGGTTACTTCTGATTCAATCTTCTgattttttgtatatataggGCTGCTGGAggtggagagaagaagaagtagaCTACTGTAGTAAGTGATTAGCAGAGATGTCTTCAGCTTATTGGTTTTGTTAAAGTTAACATTTGTTTCTTGGTAATTTTGAGTTTTTCATGCGAAGGATAACTTCATTTACAGATTTACAGTTCCCTATTTCTGAAGGCAGCCTTAATTTGTGTTGGTTATTCTTCCTAGGCAAAAATATGATGGCTTGTTTCCTTACTTTGAGCtgctatgtgttttttctttgCATGTTGCTGCGTCCTCAGCTCAAatgaattgtaaaattttggaatTCGATGTAGAAATAAGGAAAAATCAATCCATTAATTGACAAAGTAACTCCATAGTTCAACAAAATAGATGCATTGCATTTTTTTCCCCTTAAATTGTAGGGTTTGGCTTCATTAATTCCTAGATCTTTTAGAAATGTAGTAGCATATTCGTTGGGACGGTCCAAAAAAGAATATGTAGCATATTTGTTGGGAAGGAGAGAGTATATACGACGATGAATGAAATTACA includes these proteins:
- the LOC131020743 gene encoding 60S ribosomal protein L36-2-like, which gives rise to MAPKQPNSGLFVGLNKGHIVTKKELAPRPSERKGKTSKRVHFVRSLIREVAGFAPYEKRITELLKVGKDKRALKVAKRKLGTHKRAKKKREEMSSALRKMRAAGGGEKKK